A stretch of Spirosoma oryzicola DNA encodes these proteins:
- the plsX gene encoding phosphate acyltransferase PlsX, which yields MKIAVDAMGGDFAPEAIVEGVVMAAAELPENVTIVLIGKQSLVHELIQKHGAEAVANIELVNADDVIEMSEHPTKALSQKPNSSIGVGFKLLKDGQVNAFCSAGNTGAMHVGALFSIKAIEGILRPCIAGFVPQITGGHAVMLDIGANADCKPEMLAQFGEIGSIYAQYTFDIERPRVALMNIGTEEQKGSLVAQAAHQLLKDNRKINFVGNIEGGDFFAGKADVIITDGFTGNTMFKLGESFYGMALQRGIRDEFLDKTNYESVGGSPILGVNGNVIIAHGISSPLAIKNMIGLAIRQVESDAYTKIAQALS from the coding sequence ATGAAAATTGCAGTGGACGCAATGGGTGGCGATTTTGCTCCCGAAGCAATTGTGGAAGGAGTTGTAATGGCCGCTGCTGAATTGCCGGAAAATGTAACTATTGTGCTGATTGGCAAGCAGTCCCTTGTGCATGAACTAATCCAGAAACACGGTGCGGAAGCCGTTGCCAATATTGAATTGGTCAACGCTGACGACGTCATCGAAATGAGTGAGCACCCTACTAAAGCTCTCTCGCAGAAACCCAATTCCAGTATCGGAGTTGGGTTTAAGCTTTTGAAAGACGGTCAGGTCAACGCTTTTTGCAGCGCCGGAAATACGGGAGCCATGCACGTTGGTGCGCTGTTTAGCATAAAAGCCATAGAGGGTATCCTACGGCCGTGTATTGCCGGTTTTGTCCCACAGATCACAGGTGGTCATGCCGTTATGCTCGACATTGGAGCCAATGCTGATTGCAAGCCCGAAATGCTCGCTCAGTTCGGTGAGATCGGCTCGATCTACGCTCAGTATACGTTCGACATCGAACGGCCCCGCGTAGCGCTGATGAACATCGGTACCGAAGAGCAAAAAGGATCCCTTGTGGCCCAGGCAGCGCATCAGCTGCTCAAAGACAATCGAAAAATCAATTTTGTCGGTAACATCGAAGGCGGAGATTTCTTCGCGGGCAAAGCCGATGTCATTATAACCGATGGCTTTACGGGTAACACCATGTTTAAGCTCGGCGAGTCGTTTTACGGAATGGCATTGCAACGGGGCATCCGTGACGAATTTCTGGATAAGACCAATTATGAATCGGTAGGCGGTAGTCCTATTCTTGGCGTTAATGGAAATGTCATTATCGCTCACGGAATTTCGTCACCGCTTGCGATCAAAAACATGATTGGTCTGGCCATCCGACAGGTTGAATCAGACGCTTACACCAAAATCGCACAGGCCCTCAGTTAA
- the rpmF gene encoding 50S ribosomal protein L32, with amino-acid sequence MAHPKRRHSSTRRDKRRTHYKATAVTLSTDAQTGEVHERHHAHVFEGNLFYKGQMIIENYAKTA; translated from the coding sequence ATGGCACACCCCAAACGACGCCACTCTAGCACCCGGCGCGATAAGCGCAGAACTCATTACAAGGCTACGGCCGTAACGCTCTCGACAGACGCCCAAACAGGTGAAGTTCATGAGCGCCACCACGCTCACGTTTTCGAGGGCAACTTGTTTTACAAAGGCCAGATGATCATTGAGAATTACGCTAAAACAGCTTAA
- a CDS encoding beta-ketoacyl-ACP synthase III, which yields MSKAAITGVHGYVPDYVLTNTELERMVDTNDEWITTRTGIKERHILKGEGMGSSHMGAKAVAGLLEKLNTKPEEVDLLICATTTPDYVFPCTANLICDMVGIRNVGSFDIQAACSGFLYAITVGSQFIETGKYKKVIVVGADKMSAIVDYTDRTTCVLFGDGAGAVMLEPNDDGLGILDSLIKSDGTGQNHLFQKAGGSRYPPTHETVEKRWHYVYQDGPSVFKFAVKNMADVSAEIMERNQLTGSDVAWLVPHQANKRIIDATAHRMGIESDKVMMNIHRYGNTTAATIPLCLFDYESQLKKGDNLVLAAFGGGFTWGAAYVKWAY from the coding sequence ATGAGTAAAGCTGCCATAACAGGAGTCCACGGCTATGTACCCGACTACGTGCTGACCAATACTGAATTGGAGCGCATGGTCGATACAAACGATGAATGGATTACAACGCGGACCGGGATAAAAGAACGTCACATTCTGAAGGGCGAAGGTATGGGGTCCTCGCATATGGGGGCCAAAGCAGTGGCGGGTTTACTCGAAAAGCTGAACACGAAACCTGAAGAGGTCGATCTGCTTATCTGCGCGACGACCACGCCCGATTATGTATTTCCCTGCACGGCGAATCTTATCTGCGATATGGTTGGTATTCGGAATGTAGGTAGCTTCGACATTCAGGCCGCTTGCTCGGGCTTTCTGTACGCAATAACCGTCGGCTCACAGTTTATCGAGACGGGTAAATACAAGAAAGTGATTGTTGTCGGCGCCGATAAGATGTCGGCAATTGTTGATTACACGGACCGGACAACCTGTGTTTTATTTGGCGATGGCGCCGGAGCGGTAATGCTCGAACCAAACGATGACGGTCTGGGTATTCTCGATTCGCTCATTAAGTCCGACGGTACCGGCCAGAACCACCTGTTCCAGAAAGCAGGCGGCAGCCGCTACCCGCCCACCCACGAAACTGTTGAAAAGCGATGGCACTACGTTTACCAGGATGGTCCGTCGGTGTTTAAATTCGCAGTGAAAAATATGGCCGATGTATCGGCTGAGATTATGGAGCGTAACCAACTGACAGGCAGCGATGTTGCCTGGCTGGTACCGCACCAGGCAAACAAGCGCATCATCGACGCAACGGCTCACCGCATGGGTATTGAGTCCGACAAGGTTATGATGAACATCCACCGATACGGCAACACGACAGCAGCAACCATTCCGCTTTGCCTGTTTGACTACGAATCGCAGTTAAAAAAAGGGGATAATCTGGTATTGGCTGCTTTTGGTGGTGGCTTTACCTGGGGAGCGGCCTACGTAAAGTGGGCGTATTAA
- a CDS encoding YceD family protein produces MNPLRAYDINIVGLDNKRYEYDFTSDDAFFAALEQDLIQKGNVRTHVTLDKSETMIRLDFHITGTVEQVCDRSLDDYDEPVDTQQTMLLKFGDHNEELSDEIELIERSTATINVAHYIFEFISLSLPMKRLHPRFRDEDDADDEQNGKVIYRSDPETTSEDEQPEIDPRWAALRKLSDN; encoded by the coding sequence GTGAACCCACTACGCGCATACGACATTAATATTGTCGGTCTGGACAACAAACGCTACGAGTACGATTTTACATCGGACGACGCGTTTTTTGCTGCGTTGGAACAGGATCTAATTCAGAAAGGGAACGTTCGGACTCATGTGACACTGGATAAGTCTGAAACGATGATCCGGCTGGATTTTCACATCACAGGCACCGTCGAACAAGTATGCGACCGGAGCCTTGATGACTATGATGAACCTGTTGATACGCAGCAGACGATGCTGCTTAAGTTTGGCGACCACAACGAAGAGCTGAGCGACGAGATTGAACTGATTGAGCGCAGTACGGCAACCATCAATGTAGCTCACTACATTTTTGAGTTTATTAGCCTGTCGCTGCCCATGAAGCGATTGCATCCCCGTTTTCGCGATGAGGATGATGCTGACGATGAGCAAAACGGTAAAGTAATTTACCGCTCTGACCCCGAAACGACAAGCGAAGACGAGCAGCCGGAGATCGATCCGCGCTGGGCGGCCTTGCGTAAATTGAGTGATAATTAA
- a CDS encoding EamA family transporter translates to MFVTFVSVTSLAVLIRIIANPLSNVFQKQLTHRSADPLFIISATYGFLALACLTVWPQLQVEGLPKAFWLSMLVVGLFAMLGNVFLVKALHIGDLSVLGPINAYKSVVGLVVGIFLLNEIPGWWGLAGVVLIVVGSYVVLSNKQQRKGFSWRIFGRQEVKLRLAALVFSAIDGAFLKKAIVLSSPTIAFFYWCIFGFAFTLIWMLIVLKDRWQEQTSLLFSQKSTYLALFLTVGVTQVASNIALAGMQVGYALALFQTSALISVLFGHRFFNEQGILRKLIGAGIMVAGAILITVLG, encoded by the coding sequence ATGTTCGTAACCTTTGTCAGCGTTACCTCGCTGGCGGTACTGATCCGCATTATTGCCAATCCGCTTTCGAACGTATTTCAGAAGCAGCTTACCCACCGATCTGCCGATCCGTTGTTCATCATTTCGGCTACTTACGGGTTTCTGGCGCTGGCTTGTCTCACGGTTTGGCCCCAGCTTCAGGTTGAAGGCTTACCCAAAGCTTTCTGGCTAAGTATGCTAGTCGTTGGTCTGTTTGCGATGCTTGGAAATGTATTTCTGGTGAAAGCACTGCACATCGGCGATCTGTCGGTACTAGGCCCCATCAATGCGTATAAATCGGTAGTAGGTCTTGTTGTTGGCATTTTTCTTTTAAACGAAATTCCGGGTTGGTGGGGGCTGGCGGGCGTTGTACTTATTGTAGTCGGTAGTTATGTCGTACTAAGCAATAAACAGCAGCGTAAAGGCTTTTCTTGGCGTATTTTCGGTCGACAGGAAGTGAAATTAAGGTTGGCAGCGCTGGTATTTTCGGCCATCGACGGAGCGTTTCTGAAAAAAGCAATCGTTCTCTCGTCGCCGACTATAGCGTTCTTTTATTGGTGTATATTCGGGTTTGCTTTTACGCTCATCTGGATGCTGATCGTTCTGAAAGACCGCTGGCAGGAGCAAACGAGCCTGCTTTTTTCGCAGAAAAGCACATACCTGGCCTTGTTCCTGACGGTTGGTGTCACGCAGGTCGCCAGCAACATTGCCCTGGCGGGGATGCAGGTCGGTTATGCGCTGGCTTTGTTTCAGACATCAGCGTTAATAAGCGTGCTGTTTGGGCACCGATTTTTCAATGAACAAGGTATACTACGGAAGCTAATAGGGGCTGGTATCATGGTTGCCGGGGCTATTCTAATCACTGTACTGGGATAA
- a CDS encoding NUDIX hydrolase, which yields MSKHEEALQDAPKFKFWKSQMESNGLKINAINDFYIRRRHNGEVLFAMLEVDADTPEGDKIPPALFLKGHAVCMLVALIDKETKQKYVVLVRQRRIADGSHTYEHPAGMVDASDAPDEVAARELGEEIGLTVTADELTKLNSQLCYPSTGTSDEAMHYFYVEREMSHDEIMSFHHKDMGNQSEHERITTVVTSLPEAHKLVNNVNGLLLHFFYLQHVGDYETMKLL from the coding sequence ATGAGTAAACACGAAGAAGCCCTTCAGGACGCACCGAAATTCAAATTCTGGAAAAGCCAGATGGAAAGCAATGGGCTTAAAATTAACGCGATCAACGATTTTTACATCCGGCGTCGGCATAATGGTGAAGTACTCTTCGCCATGCTCGAAGTAGACGCCGATACACCCGAGGGCGATAAAATTCCACCGGCTTTGTTCTTGAAAGGCCATGCGGTCTGTATGCTGGTGGCCCTGATCGATAAAGAGACCAAACAGAAATACGTCGTGTTGGTTCGTCAACGGCGGATTGCCGATGGGTCGCATACGTACGAGCACCCCGCCGGTATGGTCGATGCCAGCGATGCGCCGGATGAAGTAGCCGCTCGTGAGCTAGGCGAAGAGATTGGTCTTACCGTCACGGCTGATGAGTTGACAAAGCTTAACTCCCAGTTGTGCTATCCTAGTACGGGGACAAGCGATGAAGCGATGCATTATTTCTACGTCGAACGCGAAATGTCGCACGACGAAATCATGAGCTTTCACCACAAAGATATGGGCAACCAGTCGGAGCACGAACGGATAACCACCGTTGTTACGTCACTGCCCGAAGCGCACAAATTGGTCAACAACGTCAATGGTTTGTTGCTGCATTTCTTTTACCTGCAACACGTCGGTGATTACGAGACAATGAAATTGCTGTAA
- a CDS encoding nicotinamidase, with protein sequence MANAFLIIDTQFDFCHPDGALFVPGAEQDVMRMANLIRQHTDQIDHIVVTLDTHHLLDIAHPLFWVDNNGQHPAPFTRISAEDVDAGRWVPRFAVEKAKQYVHDLEADGQLAHFIWPEHCLIGSRGAALHDTLLDALKDWSRQRELDYVAVPKGLHPLSEHFGIFRAQVPDPAVPESQLNTGLIADLDRFDRVYLMGEAKSHCVANSLKQILDFAPELVPKVTVVTDCMSDVTGLGHLADPIYAEARARNVHFVKSDAVFS encoded by the coding sequence GTGGCAAACGCTTTCCTTATCATTGACACCCAATTTGATTTCTGCCATCCCGACGGAGCTTTGTTTGTACCGGGGGCCGAACAGGACGTTATGCGTATGGCCAATCTGATTCGTCAGCATACGGATCAGATCGACCATATAGTGGTGACGCTCGATACACACCATCTGCTCGATATTGCCCATCCTTTATTTTGGGTAGACAATAATGGGCAGCATCCGGCACCCTTTACCCGCATTTCAGCCGAAGACGTTGATGCCGGACGTTGGGTTCCACGTTTTGCGGTCGAAAAGGCGAAGCAATACGTTCACGATCTGGAAGCGGATGGGCAGCTTGCGCACTTTATCTGGCCCGAGCATTGCCTGATCGGCTCGCGGGGTGCCGCCTTACACGATACCCTGCTCGATGCGTTGAAAGATTGGTCACGCCAGCGAGAGCTTGATTACGTGGCGGTTCCGAAAGGATTACACCCGCTGTCGGAGCACTTCGGTATTTTCCGGGCGCAGGTTCCCGATCCGGCGGTGCCCGAATCACAGCTCAACACGGGCCTGATTGCTGACCTTGATCGTTTCGACCGGGTTTACCTGATGGGCGAAGCTAAATCCCACTGTGTAGCCAATAGCTTGAAACAAATCCTTGACTTTGCTCCGGAGCTTGTGCCCAAAGTGACGGTCGTGACTGATTGTATGTCGGACGTAACGGGCTTAGGTCATCTTGCTGATCCGATTTATGCTGAAGCTCGCGCAAGAAATGTGCATTTTGTGAAATCAGACGCGGTTTTTAGCTGA
- a CDS encoding LON peptidase substrate-binding domain-containing protein — protein MEKTLPLFPLSLIVYPGEDLNLHIFEPRYRQLINECLEEERTFGIPAFINNKMPGYGTEMHVTSLHRRYDDGRMDIKSKGLSVFRLVNFENPIPGKLYAGGEVEMIDKSDSFSAHATALMERLERLYGLLQIENDCDPTSENFSYKVAHKVGLSVDQEYELLTLETEAERQLFLIQHLNNVMPVVADMERTKQRIRMNGHFKNLDPLNF, from the coding sequence ATGGAAAAAACGTTACCACTGTTTCCGCTCAGTTTAATCGTTTATCCGGGCGAAGATTTGAATCTCCACATCTTCGAGCCGCGCTATCGCCAGCTCATTAATGAGTGTCTGGAAGAGGAGCGTACGTTCGGTATTCCGGCATTCATCAATAACAAGATGCCGGGTTACGGCACCGAAATGCACGTAACCAGTCTGCACAGACGTTACGACGATGGACGGATGGATATTAAGTCCAAAGGACTATCGGTGTTCCGGTTAGTTAATTTCGAAAACCCTATTCCCGGAAAGCTCTATGCGGGTGGGGAAGTAGAAATGATTGACAAGAGCGATAGCTTCAGCGCTCACGCGACGGCATTGATGGAACGCCTAGAGCGTCTATACGGCTTGTTGCAGATCGAAAACGATTGCGATCCAACCAGCGAAAATTTTTCGTATAAAGTAGCGCACAAAGTTGGTTTATCGGTCGATCAGGAATATGAGTTGCTGACCCTTGAAACCGAAGCCGAACGTCAGCTTTTTTTGATTCAGCACCTTAATAATGTCATGCCTGTAGTGGCTGACATGGAGCGGACCAAGCAGCGCATCCGCATGAACGGCCACTTCAAAAACCTCGATCCGCTCAATTTTTAA